A genomic stretch from Pseudomonadota bacterium includes:
- the hydF gene encoding [FeFe] hydrogenase H-cluster maturation GTPase HydF — MNQTPRGSRLHIAIFGRRNAGKSSLINALTNQNIAIVSDIPGTTTDPVYKSMEILPIGPVVLIDTAGIDDIGQLGALRMEKAFAVLAKTDLLLLVIDPATGAGTHEKDVIGRAKKNKVPVIGVLNKIDLFPQASTEELSARLNVPVIPVSALTRRGIHELKMAMIKSAPKDWMSPTILGDLISPGDTVVLVTPIDLAAPKGRLILPQVQTIRDILDNDAMALVVKERELKAALANLKSKPRLVVTDSQAFLKVAADTPKDVLMTSFSILFARYKGNLTTLVEGAKAIENLMPGDKVLVAEACTHHRVEDDIGTVKIPRWLRQIVGGPLDFTWVSGFELPPDLNDYKLIIHCGACMINRKEMLHRLVTAQQADVPIVNYGVLIAYVLGILKRALAPFPEVQQILEEAKD, encoded by the coding sequence CTGAATCAAACACCCCGCGGAAGCAGATTGCATATTGCGATCTTTGGCCGCCGTAACGCCGGCAAATCGAGCCTGATCAATGCATTAACAAATCAGAATATCGCAATTGTCTCAGATATCCCGGGCACAACTACAGACCCTGTATACAAATCGATGGAGATACTTCCTATTGGTCCTGTTGTGCTCATCGATACGGCGGGTATAGACGATATAGGCCAACTGGGCGCTTTAAGGATGGAAAAGGCCTTTGCAGTCCTTGCAAAAACCGACCTGCTTCTGCTTGTTATTGATCCGGCAACAGGCGCCGGGACGCATGAAAAGGATGTCATCGGCCGTGCAAAGAAAAACAAGGTGCCCGTCATAGGCGTGCTCAACAAAATAGACCTCTTTCCGCAGGCATCAACAGAGGAACTCAGCGCCCGGTTAAATGTGCCCGTAATCCCGGTGAGCGCCCTAACCCGCCGGGGAATCCATGAACTTAAAATGGCCATGATAAAGTCAGCGCCAAAAGACTGGATGTCCCCTACTATACTTGGTGATTTGATTTCACCGGGAGATACCGTTGTGCTTGTAACGCCTATAGACCTCGCTGCGCCGAAGGGGAGATTGATCCTCCCGCAGGTACAGACAATACGTGATATATTAGACAATGATGCCATGGCTCTGGTAGTAAAAGAAAGGGAATTAAAAGCAGCCCTTGCAAATTTAAAGAGCAAACCCCGCCTTGTTGTTACCGATTCGCAGGCCTTTCTAAAGGTCGCGGCAGACACACCGAAAGATGTGCTTATGACATCCTTTTCGATCCTCTTCGCCCGCTATAAAGGCAATCTCACCACCCTTGTTGAAGGCGCAAAGGCCATTGAAAATCTGATGCCCGGTGATAAGGTCCTTGTTGCAGAGGCATGTACACACCACAGGGTTGAAGATGACATAGGAACCGTGAAAATTCCCAGGTGGCTCCGGCAGATTGTGGGAGGACCGCTCGATTTTACGTGGGTCAGCGGCTTTGAACTCCCGCCCGATCTGAATGATTACAAACTGATTATTCACTGCGGGGCGTGTATGATAAACCGTAAAGAAATGCTCCACCGTCTCGTGACCGCCCAGCAGGCAGATGTGCCAATCGTTAATTATGGCGTCCTCATCGCATATGTGCTTGGTATCCTGAAGCGTGCGCTTGCACCGTTCCCCGAAGTACAGCAGATCCTCGAAGAGGCAAAAGACTAA
- a CDS encoding ParB/RepB/Spo0J family partition protein yields MATKKTVESPEFMYLPLESIIVEEQIRSGIDTESESFKALMESIKDKGVLEPVLVTPKDGKYLLLCGERRFLAAQKLGLPTIPARILDAITQKDEILAFQLTENLQREDLNPMDQAKGILAYIQAKHPDKGYDVDGVMSDLIKYDRKPELVSDELVATVATTLQISGKSTKTLFNGLSLLKLPDEIQAAIRAETLPVSQGYLFAANLECPDRVKAVNSR; encoded by the coding sequence ATGGCGACAAAGAAAACAGTTGAAAGTCCAGAGTTTATGTATCTGCCTCTGGAGAGCATTATTGTGGAAGAACAGATTCGCTCAGGGATCGACACGGAGAGTGAGTCCTTCAAGGCCCTCATGGAATCCATTAAAGACAAAGGTGTCTTAGAGCCCGTCCTTGTAACACCAAAAGACGGCAAATACCTCCTCCTCTGCGGGGAGAGACGCTTTCTTGCTGCCCAGAAGCTGGGGCTCCCAACAATACCGGCGCGCATACTTGATGCGATCACCCAGAAGGATGAAATCCTTGCCTTCCAGCTAACAGAAAATCTCCAGCGGGAAGACTTGAATCCAATGGATCAGGCAAAGGGCATATTGGCATATATTCAGGCTAAACATCCCGATAAAGGATATGATGTAGATGGTGTAATGAGTGACTTAATAAAATACGATAGAAAACCCGAACTTGTGTCAGACGAATTAGTCGCAACTGTTGCGACTACTCTTCAAATCTCCGGAAAGTCAACAAAGACGCTATTTAACGGACTTTCACTTCTAAAACTTCCCGATGAGATTCAGGCAGCAATTCGGGCAGAAACACTCCCCGTTTCTCAAGGATATCTCTTCGCCGCTAACCTCGAATGTCCTGATCGTGTGAAGGCAGTGAATAGTAGATAG
- the hydG gene encoding [FeFe] hydrogenase H-cluster radical SAM maturase HydG — protein sequence MQADFIDEQKISTILEEAKGATDDEAKAIIAKGRDAKGLTPYETAVLLQSDNKEIMELMYDAAHEVKEKIYGKRLVFFAPLYISNYCVNNCVYCGYRIDNRISRRRLSPEEIEREVVALEAMGHKRIALEAGEDPKNCPLDYVLDSIQKIYTVKEKMGSIRRINVNIAATTADDYRKLKEAGIGTYILFQETYHRPTYAKMHPSGPKKDYDWHTTAMDRAMKGGIDDVGFGVLFGLYDFKFEVLGLLLHSLHLEKRFGVGCHTISVPRMRPATGVNLTTFPHLVSNNDFKKLIAVIRLAVPYTGMILSTREPAEFRDKILSLGISQLSAGSCTGVGGYHKGIEKIQVETDGQFQVEDQRSTDEVLQSVCTSGYIPSFCTACYRKGRTGDRFMPLAKSGEIQNICQPNAILTFKEFLLDYASDETKRLGEKTIQDHLHMIPNPKIRKETEGRLKRLENGERDLYL from the coding sequence ATGCAGGCTGATTTCATTGATGAACAAAAAATAAGTACTATTTTAGAAGAAGCGAAGGGTGCAACTGATGATGAAGCCAAAGCCATTATTGCAAAGGGAAGAGACGCAAAAGGATTGACCCCTTACGAAACAGCCGTTCTCCTGCAAAGCGACAACAAAGAGATCATGGAACTGATGTATGATGCGGCACATGAGGTCAAAGAAAAGATTTACGGCAAAAGACTTGTCTTCTTTGCTCCCCTCTATATAAGCAATTATTGTGTCAATAACTGTGTTTACTGCGGATACCGCATCGATAACAGGATAAGTCGCCGGCGATTAAGCCCGGAAGAGATAGAACGGGAAGTCGTGGCGCTTGAAGCAATGGGACATAAGAGAATCGCATTAGAGGCAGGGGAAGACCCAAAAAATTGCCCGCTCGATTATGTTTTGGATTCAATACAGAAAATTTATACGGTAAAGGAGAAGATGGGCAGTATCCGGCGGATAAATGTAAACATTGCTGCCACTACGGCTGATGACTACCGGAAATTAAAAGAAGCCGGAATCGGGACATATATTCTCTTTCAGGAAACCTACCACCGCCCCACTTATGCAAAGATGCATCCTTCAGGACCCAAAAAGGACTATGACTGGCACACTACTGCCATGGACAGGGCCATGAAGGGCGGAATTGATGATGTAGGTTTCGGGGTTCTCTTTGGTCTTTATGATTTTAAATTCGAGGTTTTGGGACTGCTTTTACACTCTCTTCACCTTGAAAAACGTTTCGGTGTTGGCTGCCATACTATTTCCGTACCGAGAATGCGTCCGGCAACAGGCGTAAATCTCACAACCTTCCCCCATCTGGTAAGTAATAACGATTTCAAAAAGCTTATCGCTGTTATCCGCCTTGCCGTTCCTTATACGGGAATGATTCTATCCACCCGTGAGCCTGCTGAATTCAGAGATAAAATCCTGTCTCTCGGTATCTCACAGTTAAGCGCAGGCTCCTGTACAGGTGTCGGAGGATATCACAAAGGCATTGAAAAAATTCAGGTTGAAACCGATGGTCAATTTCAGGTGGAAGATCAGCGCAGCACCGATGAAGTGCTCCAGAGTGTATGCACTTCAGGATATATACCGAGTTTCTGTACCGCCTGCTACCGTAAAGGCAGAACAGGTGACCGGTTTATGCCGCTGGCAAAGTCCGGCGAGATTCAAAATATCTGCCAGCCGAATGCAATCCTTACCTTTAAGGAGTTCCTGCTCGATTACGCTTCAGACGAAACAAAAAGACTCGGCGAAAAAACGATTCAAGATCATCTCCATATGATTCCAAACCCTAAAATACGGAAAGAGACAGAGGGCAGGCTTAAAAGACTTGAGAATGGAGAGCGCGATCTGTATTTGTAG
- a CDS encoding aspartate ammonia-lyase has protein sequence MGTYRTERDFLGEMEIPADAYYGIHTLRAVKNFPISSFRVPQELIQALAEVKEACALANIKVKLLDQKIGEAILEATREIQNGKFSDQFIVDAFQGGAGTSTNMNMNEVLANRAIEILGGTKGDYHFIDPLEHVNLSQSTNDVYPTALKVAAIRLVITLSEVIAQLQGAFQEKESAYAGILKLGRTEMQDAVPITLGQEFGAYAEAVARDRWRLFKVEERLRQVNLGGTAIGTGLNAEREYIYAAIEELQNITGLGIARAENMVDVTQNADVFVEVSGLVKTVAVNLAKIAGDLRLLSAGPRGGLAEISLPRQQAGSSIMPNKVNPVITEMVTQVAFQVISCDQAITMAALSGQLELNAFLPLITFNLINALKLLINGVTVFRTRCIEGIEANTDRCRQWLEESLCLATALAPYIGYDKAAELSKKAASEGKTIREAAIEDGLFTKEELDAIFIPRELTRPGIAGGQKLKQRKRG, from the coding sequence ATGGGTACATACCGTACAGAAAGAGATTTTCTGGGTGAGATGGAGATTCCGGCAGATGCCTATTATGGCATTCATACCCTCCGGGCAGTAAAAAATTTTCCTATATCATCATTCAGGGTGCCCCAGGAACTCATTCAGGCACTGGCAGAGGTAAAAGAGGCCTGTGCCCTCGCAAACATCAAGGTCAAACTACTCGATCAAAAAATAGGTGAGGCAATATTAGAGGCTACCAGAGAAATCCAAAACGGAAAATTCTCTGACCAGTTTATCGTAGATGCCTTTCAAGGCGGGGCCGGTACTTCCACCAACATGAACATGAATGAAGTTCTTGCCAACAGGGCCATCGAAATCCTGGGCGGTACAAAGGGCGACTATCACTTTATAGACCCGCTGGAACATGTCAATCTCTCCCAATCCACAAACGATGTTTACCCGACGGCGCTCAAAGTGGCAGCCATCCGATTAGTCATTACCTTAAGTGAGGTTATTGCGCAACTCCAAGGTGCTTTTCAGGAAAAAGAATCGGCCTATGCCGGCATCCTCAAGCTTGGCCGGACTGAAATGCAGGATGCAGTCCCTATTACCCTCGGACAGGAGTTCGGGGCTTATGCAGAGGCCGTTGCGCGTGATAGATGGCGCCTTTTCAAAGTCGAGGAACGTTTAAGACAGGTAAACCTGGGCGGTACAGCGATAGGGACCGGCCTTAATGCAGAGCGTGAATACATTTATGCTGCTATTGAAGAATTGCAGAATATTACGGGCCTCGGCATCGCGCGGGCAGAGAATATGGTTGACGTTACACAAAACGCCGATGTCTTCGTTGAAGTCTCAGGGCTTGTAAAGACGGTTGCAGTTAACCTGGCAAAGATAGCAGGCGACCTGAGATTGCTCTCTGCCGGCCCTCGCGGCGGTCTGGCGGAAATTTCGCTGCCCCGGCAACAGGCAGGCTCTTCGATCATGCCGAATAAAGTAAATCCTGTAATTACGGAGATGGTTACCCAGGTAGCATTTCAGGTAATAAGCTGCGATCAGGCTATTACCATGGCTGCATTATCGGGACAGCTTGAATTAAATGCCTTTTTACCGCTCATCACCTTTAACCTCATCAACGCCCTTAAGCTCCTCATTAATGGAGTTACAGTTTTCCGTACCCGTTGCATAGAAGGCATTGAGGCCAATACAGATCGCTGCAGGCAATGGCTTGAAGAAAGTCTTTGTCTTGCTACTGCCCTCGCCCCGTATATCGGATATGACAAGGCAGCAGAACTCTCTAAAAAAGCAGCATCTGAGGGCAAAACCATTCGCGAAGCTGCAATAGAGGACGGATTGTTCACCAAGGAAGAACTTGATGCCATATTCATCCCACGTGAACTTACGAGGCCGGGCATCGCCGGTGGTCAAAAACTGAAACAAAGAAAGAGAGGTTAA
- the hydE gene encoding [FeFe] hydrogenase H-cluster radical SAM maturase HydE: MNIDYTREKAIQLLKAEGEELERLYREADSIRRQYMGDDIFIRGIIEFSNICANNCLYCGIRASNRNVKRYTMQAEEILEAAYAMAGTRQTTIVLQSGETPGIRDEELGEIIKRIKKETSLTVTVSVGNRSYDTYRYWRECGMDRYFLRFETSDPALFDKLHPDSTLAERLRCLNDLQNLGIQTGSGFMIGLPGETLEILADNILLCRKLDLDMIGIGPFIPHPETPLGQGKNPYDGNPEVFFKALAVLRIFNPDAHIPATTAFDAVFPGEGRNFVLQRGANIFMPNNTPSVYRKDYMLYPGKPGVDESADQSLYSAVTRIQSLGRTVGKGPGHSIKKSKQA; this comes from the coding sequence ATGAATATTGATTACACAAGAGAGAAAGCAATACAGCTTTTGAAGGCTGAAGGCGAAGAGCTGGAGAGGCTTTATCGTGAGGCCGATTCAATACGTCGCCAGTATATGGGCGATGATATATTCATACGTGGTATCATTGAGTTTTCCAACATTTGTGCAAACAACTGCCTTTACTGTGGTATCAGGGCATCCAACAGAAACGTAAAACGGTATACTATGCAGGCCGAAGAAATCCTGGAGGCGGCATATGCAATGGCGGGAACTCGGCAGACGACCATTGTTCTCCAATCAGGTGAAACCCCCGGTATCAGAGACGAAGAACTTGGAGAAATAATTAAGAGAATAAAGAAAGAAACTTCCTTAACTGTTACCGTATCGGTGGGTAACCGTTCTTATGACACATATCGCTATTGGCGGGAATGTGGCATGGATCGCTATTTTCTGCGATTTGAGACAAGCGATCCGGCACTTTTTGATAAGTTGCACCCCGATTCTACCCTGGCGGAGCGATTGAGATGTCTTAATGACCTTCAGAACCTCGGTATCCAAACCGGGAGCGGGTTTATGATAGGTCTGCCGGGAGAGACACTGGAGATACTGGCGGATAATATTCTTCTCTGTCGCAAACTTGACCTCGACATGATAGGCATTGGGCCTTTTATACCCCACCCTGAGACTCCTCTGGGACAGGGAAAAAATCCATATGACGGAAATCCTGAAGTATTCTTTAAAGCCCTCGCTGTATTGCGTATCTTTAATCCTGATGCCCATATACCGGCAACTACGGCCTTTGATGCAGTGTTTCCGGGAGAGGGGAGAAATTTTGTGCTTCAGAGGGGTGCAAACATTTTCATGCCTAACAATACACCCTCAGTATATCGAAAAGATTATATGTTATATCCGGGGAAACCGGGTGTCGATGAGTCCGCCGACCAAAGTTTGTATTCTGCTGTAACGAGAATCCAATCGCTGGGCAGAACTGTCGGGAAAGGTCCGGGACATTCAATCAAGAAATCAAAACAAGCGTAA
- the phoU gene encoding phosphate signaling complex protein PhoU yields the protein MMEGHIYKAFDMELKELKERLLYAGGIVERAFQDAIKALLDRRSEVAEKVIEDDDIINAKEVEIDEFCLKLLALRQPAARDLRFITTAIKINYDLERIGDLAVNVSERVLELNKEPQLKPYIDLPTMASIVQLMVKESLDAFVREDVELAMKVTRDDEKVDQLLDQIFRELLTYMGQDLRTITRATRLLFIAKYLERAADHAVNIAELVIFMVEGKIIRHLKVLPEE from the coding sequence ATGATGGAAGGGCATATCTATAAGGCTTTTGATATGGAGCTTAAAGAGTTGAAAGAACGGCTTCTTTACGCAGGAGGTATTGTGGAAAGGGCATTTCAGGATGCCATAAAAGCGCTCCTTGACCGTCGTTCGGAGGTTGCCGAAAAGGTAATAGAAGACGACGACATCATCAATGCGAAGGAGGTAGAGATTGACGAGTTTTGCCTGAAACTCCTCGCCCTCCGGCAACCGGCAGCGAGGGATTTGAGATTCATCACCACCGCCATTAAAATAAATTATGACCTCGAAAGGATCGGAGATCTTGCAGTAAATGTCTCTGAGCGTGTCCTTGAATTAAACAAGGAACCGCAATTAAAACCATACATCGACTTACCCACCATGGCAAGCATAGTGCAGCTCATGGTCAAAGAAAGCCTTGATGCCTTTGTAAGAGAAGATGTCGAGCTGGCCATGAAAGTTACAAGAGACGACGAAAAGGTAGACCAGCTTCTTGACCAGATCTTCCGTGAGTTATTGACCTATATGGGGCAGGATTTACGAACCATCACACGGGCAACGAGACTGCTCTTTATTGCGAAATACCTGGAAAGAGCGGCTGACCATGCCGTGAATATTGCCGAGCTGGTCATATTTATGGTGGAAGGAAAAATAATCAGACATCTGAAGGTTCTTCCCGAGGAATAG
- a CDS encoding PaaI family thioesterase, translating into MNVDLQLKLAKETPYFKHLGIEVVGISEGFAKLAIDFKDHLTHPFGYFHGGAIASLADSAGVNSVLSILSDEEKALTLEMKINYFMPVKNVKVYAEGRVIHKGKRFAVSDVDVKTVDGQMVAKAIVTCAIL; encoded by the coding sequence ATGAATGTGGATTTACAGCTAAAACTTGCGAAAGAAACGCCGTACTTTAAACACCTTGGTATCGAGGTTGTCGGGATAAGCGAGGGGTTTGCAAAACTTGCAATTGATTTTAAAGACCACCTGACTCACCCCTTTGGGTATTTTCATGGCGGCGCCATAGCCAGTCTGGCAGATTCTGCAGGTGTAAACTCCGTGTTATCGATACTCAGTGATGAAGAAAAGGCGCTCACGCTTGAAATGAAGATAAATTACTTTATGCCCGTTAAGAATGTTAAGGTGTATGCTGAGGGCAGGGTGATACACAAAGGGAAAAGATTTGCGGTTTCAGATGTTGATGTTAAAACCGTTGATGGGCAAATGGTGGCTAAAGCGATAGTTACATGCGCGATATTATGA
- a CDS encoding PBP1A family penicillin-binding protein, giving the protein MKKKLPFYLILLVILSLCFMTVGYALYVIKDIPSVQVLKNLENKPASSIFGVNDQLVYLIVPDNRIFVPYSKIPKHVRSAFLAAEDADFFNHGAIEFQGLVRALWKNVVHGKVVQGGSTITQQVIKTLILGPERSMLRKAREAILAYKLEKYLTKKDILNLYLNNIYMGHGVYGVEAASQVYFGKHVWEMTRAEAALLAGIVQAPSRNTPKRHPGNARARQEYVIDQMFEKNMINEKTKKEMLNERIAIREDNGVFTDSYFKDFVFQYVEEKYGKGVFSRNKIQIYATVDPQFQKLAEDAVRRGLTQYEQRKGEYTVAYRLEKKKWDGFMRTGDRDLKLSNLLPGKTYNILISERIKSGYSVLIGKEKGTLAMDDFPYKPGDVVKAIYNGQGKKKIHTFQPVRTMKVEGALLSMDVSNGYVLAMVGGRDFEKSPYNRAVSAKLQSGSAFKPFIYVTALKKGYDIDSLIADEPRSYPGGPGGAWTPRNYDGKYEGQITIKDAVAYSKNAATVSLLADVGVSAVQETVAGLGINTELPNNLSIALGSSNLTLLDLVKGFSAFANGGYRVRPLMIRKIVDGDGNILEENGVEKERVMPEEIAQKMNILLKGPTEYGTAKGASKIGFPVAGKTGTTSNYYDALFIGYSPHIATGVWVGFDARTTLGKGESGARVCLPIWMNFMASALRRYPMNDFGAQPEPVVVE; this is encoded by the coding sequence TTGAAGAAGAAGCTTCCTTTCTACCTCATTTTATTGGTAATCCTTTCGCTCTGTTTCATGACGGTGGGGTATGCTCTTTACGTTATAAAGGATATCCCGTCAGTTCAAGTCCTGAAAAACCTTGAAAACAAACCTGCAAGCAGTATTTTTGGTGTAAATGACCAGCTTGTTTATCTTATTGTTCCCGATAACAGAATTTTTGTTCCCTACAGCAAGATACCGAAACATGTGAGGTCGGCCTTTCTTGCTGCTGAGGATGCCGATTTTTTTAACCACGGCGCCATTGAGTTTCAGGGCCTTGTAAGGGCACTATGGAAGAATGTTGTGCACGGAAAGGTTGTCCAGGGAGGCAGCACCATAACCCAGCAGGTTATTAAAACGCTTATTTTAGGACCTGAGAGGAGTATGTTAAGGAAGGCAAGAGAGGCTATCCTTGCTTATAAATTAGAGAAATATTTGACGAAAAAAGATATCCTCAATCTCTATCTGAATAACATATACATGGGACATGGGGTATATGGAGTCGAGGCTGCATCGCAGGTCTATTTTGGAAAACATGTCTGGGAGATGACGAGAGCTGAAGCAGCCCTCCTTGCCGGGATCGTGCAGGCGCCGTCCAGAAATACACCCAAAAGGCACCCCGGAAATGCAAGGGCGAGACAGGAGTATGTTATTGATCAGATGTTTGAAAAGAATATGATAAACGAAAAAACAAAAAAGGAAATGTTAAATGAGAGGATAGCAATAAGGGAAGATAACGGGGTTTTTACCGATAGTTATTTCAAGGATTTTGTATTTCAGTACGTGGAAGAAAAGTACGGGAAAGGTGTTTTTTCCAGGAACAAGATACAGATATATGCAACTGTGGACCCCCAGTTTCAGAAATTGGCAGAAGATGCAGTCAGAAGAGGTCTGACACAGTATGAGCAGAGAAAGGGTGAATATACCGTTGCATACCGCCTTGAGAAGAAGAAGTGGGATGGCTTCATGAGAACAGGGGATAGAGACCTTAAACTTTCTAATCTTTTACCGGGGAAAACATACAATATTCTCATATCGGAAAGAATAAAGAGCGGTTATTCTGTTTTAATCGGCAAGGAAAAAGGAACCCTTGCAATGGATGATTTCCCGTATAAGCCGGGAGATGTTGTAAAGGCGATATATAACGGGCAGGGCAAGAAGAAGATACATACATTCCAGCCTGTGAGGACTATGAAGGTTGAAGGTGCACTATTGAGCATGGATGTAAGTAACGGGTATGTTCTGGCCATGGTTGGAGGGAGGGATTTTGAAAAAAGCCCTTATAACAGGGCTGTTTCAGCTAAATTGCAATCAGGCAGTGCATTTAAACCTTTTATCTATGTTACTGCTTTGAAGAAGGGTTATGATATTGATTCTTTAATTGCGGATGAACCAAGGTCATACCCTGGTGGCCCTGGTGGAGCATGGACGCCAAGAAATTATGACGGGAAGTACGAAGGACAAATTACCATAAAGGATGCCGTTGCTTATTCAAAGAATGCCGCTACGGTGAGCCTGCTTGCAGATGTTGGCGTCAGTGCTGTGCAAGAGACGGTGGCCGGACTTGGTATAAATACAGAATTGCCGAATAATCTTTCTATTGCCTTGGGAAGCTCCAATTTGACGCTCCTCGACCTCGTGAAGGGCTTTTCGGCCTTCGCAAATGGTGGGTACAGGGTAAGACCTCTTATGATTCGAAAGATTGTAGATGGAGACGGGAATATCCTTGAAGAAAACGGAGTCGAGAAAGAAAGGGTAATGCCCGAGGAAATAGCGCAAAAAATGAATATTTTACTCAAAGGGCCAACCGAGTATGGAACCGCAAAAGGGGCCTCGAAGATAGGCTTTCCTGTTGCCGGCAAGACAGGCACCACAAGCAATTACTACGATGCCCTCTTTATCGGTTATTCTCCTCATATAGCAACCGGTGTATGGGTTGGATTCGACGCACGGACGACCCTCGGTAAAGGGGAGAGCGGCGCACGGGTCTGCCTGCCCATATGGATGAATTTTATGGCCTCCGCCCTGAGAAGGTACCCGATGAATGATTTTGGAGCACAGCCTGAGCCGGTAGTGGTAGAGTAA
- a CDS encoding amidohydrolase family protein, protein MIEKTLKDVKGLIHVSNGEMPPDLILKDAEILDVFSGSMFKGNIWVYKSWIAYVGEKEPLIGDETIVADAKGYVAVPGYIDAHGHADLFYNPSTFGDFVVTRGATTIFSDAHDMINSIGVAGFIEVLKTSDKFAVKFLWGVPAAYPPYPDIEGGELFSIHEIWKLFARYRECVSISELSPYVRILDNEDSILEKILIARSLSKNVEGHTLGASYDKLNTLVAAGITSCHESIRESDLRNRVRLGLYTMVRHSSIRSDFEKLCPVMNELPKDSMMLVSDGIFAGDLLERGYMDFVIKEAINFGLDPIDAIKMSTLNPARYFRMEGEVGSIAPGRIADILLLEDLKKPTPVKVIERGRLVAEEGALIVKSTPFPEIGNAYNPFVFKNIEKHELSIEWKGEETIPVIDVVDRTVTRRIDMPVLLDAKLIMPQKEHDIRKIFYTRREKKKWGRGFVRGIGADIGGFASTIAHETHGLLVAGFDDTDMQLAANTALNIGGGIVLVDKGKVLYVLPLPNGATMSSLSIGELAEELRKGNKVFRERGSTLDDPLWTIGFLTFTSIVELRLTVSGVYDVKKGKIIF, encoded by the coding sequence ATGATTGAGAAGACGTTGAAGGATGTGAAAGGATTAATACATGTTTCCAACGGTGAAATGCCACCGGACTTAATCCTGAAAGATGCAGAGATTCTGGATGTTTTCAGTGGCAGTATGTTTAAAGGAAATATATGGGTTTATAAGTCATGGATTGCATATGTTGGAGAAAAAGAGCCGCTTATAGGCGATGAAACAATTGTTGCCGATGCTAAGGGATATGTCGCTGTGCCGGGCTATATAGATGCCCACGGCCATGCTGACCTTTTTTACAATCCATCGACGTTTGGCGATTTTGTGGTAACGAGAGGGGCTACCACGATATTTTCAGACGCCCATGATATGATTAATTCAATTGGTGTGGCAGGGTTTATCGAAGTTTTAAAAACAAGTGATAAGTTTGCGGTGAAATTTTTGTGGGGTGTACCGGCAGCGTATCCTCCTTACCCCGATATTGAAGGCGGGGAGCTTTTTTCCATTCATGAAATCTGGAAACTCTTTGCACGTTACCGGGAGTGTGTTTCCATCAGTGAATTGTCGCCATATGTAAGGATATTGGATAACGAAGATAGTATCCTTGAAAAAATCCTTATTGCGAGGTCTTTGTCAAAAAATGTTGAGGGGCATACGCTCGGCGCTTCCTATGACAAGCTCAATACCCTTGTTGCAGCAGGGATTACCTCCTGCCATGAATCGATTCGGGAATCCGATTTGCGGAACAGGGTCCGTCTTGGATTGTATACGATGGTCAGACACAGCTCTATCAGGAGTGATTTTGAAAAACTCTGCCCTGTGATGAATGAGTTGCCCAAGGATTCCATGATGCTCGTTTCTGATGGCATCTTTGCGGGCGACTTATTGGAGAGAGGATATATGGATTTTGTTATAAAAGAGGCTATCAATTTCGGCCTCGACCCGATTGATGCCATTAAAATGTCCACGTTGAATCCGGCGCGGTATTTTCGTATGGAAGGCGAGGTGGGAAGTATTGCTCCGGGCAGGATTGCTGATATCCTGCTCCTTGAAGACCTCAAGAAGCCAACGCCGGTGAAGGTTATTGAGAGGGGAAGGCTGGTGGCTGAGGAAGGTGCATTAATAGTGAAATCAACTCCATTCCCGGAAATAGGGAATGCATATAATCCTTTTGTCTTTAAAAATATCGAGAAGCATGAATTATCAATCGAATGGAAAGGTGAAGAGACAATCCCCGTCATTGACGTTGTGGACAGGACAGTTACACGGAGGATTGATATGCCGGTTCTCCTGGATGCGAAGCTTATAATGCCTCAGAAGGAGCATGATATAAGAAAAATCTTCTATACGAGAAGGGAAAAAAAGAAGTGGGGCAGGGGGTTTGTAAGGGGAATTGGCGCAGACATCGGTGGTTTTGCCTCTACGATTGCACACGAAACACATGGCTTGCTTGTTGCGGGTTTTGACGATACGGATATGCAGCTTGCAGCCAATACAGCCCTGAATATAGGCGGCGGAATCGTGCTTGTAGATAAAGGCAAGGTGCTGTACGTTTTGCCCCTCCCCAACGGCGCTACCATGTCCAGCCTGAGCATAGGAGAGCTTGCCGAAGAGTTGCGTAAAGGCAACAAAGTTTTCAGAGAAAGAGGCAGCACACTCGACGATCCCTTATGGACAATCGGTTTTTTGACGTTTACCTCTATCGTAGAGTTGAGGCTTACTGTCTCTGGTGTGTATGACGTGAAAAAGGGTAAGATTATATTTTGA